The genomic window ATTCGGATTTTGCGATGCTGGCGTGTTCGGCCGCACGATTGGCCTGCTCCAGCTCAAATTCCCGATACTTGAGTTCCGTGATGTCGGTGGCAAAACCCGCAATGGCACCGCTTGCAGTCCGTTTCTTGAGGATGCGGAACCAGCGGCCGCTTGGATAGAGACTGTCGCTCGGCCGGCCGTCAGCTACTTTGTGAAGCTTGAGCCGGTTTGCAATTTCCCGGTCGGCTTCTATCGGTGACAATTCCTCACTCAGGGTGAAGCGCAGGAGGTCTTCATAGTAGACAGGCCGCGGCAGTTTGGAGAAAGCCTCATCATGGACCTCCTCATAGGCCTTGTTCCAGGCCAGCAACCGGTTGTCATGGTCGTAGAGCGCAAAGGGGCTGGGCGTGATATCCAGTGCTTCACGAAGATTCTGAAGTTCCTTTCGGACGTCCCGATTCTGCTGTTCTTCGTATGCGATGCTTCGTTCGAGGTCATGTTTGCGTTGGGCAAGGCGGACATGGAGCGCCAGCAGCGCCAGCATGCAGGCTGTTGCCAAGGCCAACAGTATTGTCTGTATTGTCTGCGAGTTCAAAGCGTTGGGCAGGAAGCTGGCGCCCAAAATGAGGAGAATTGCGCCGCCGCCAAGGACAAGCGGCAGTATGAAGTCATTGTGATGATGTGCGAACTCGTCCTGATTCTTCACATCGGATCCTGATAGGCGCCACTGCAACGCCCTATAGTCTATCGGTTGGCTCTTAAAAAGGTGTGAAAATTCTAGCCTCGAGAGAAAAACGTCACAATATCTGCCTGCTTGGCGGGGTGCCGTCCTTCAGCGAAGGCACCCCGCCCGTTCAATCAGGCAGCTGAAAGAGCGTCCTCGGCGCGCAGCTTTTCGTAGACTTTGTCAACCGCCTTGCGGGTGTTGTCCACGATCTCGTCGACCTCGTTCCGAGTGATGATCAACGGCGGGGCAAAGCCCAGGATATCGCCATGCGGCATGGCCCGGGCGATGATCCCGTTTTCCAGACAGGCGCCCGACAGGGTAGGACCGGCCTTGAGCGAGGGGTCAAGCGGCTGCTTCTTGTCCTTGTCTGCCACCAGCTCCAGGGCTGCCAGCAGGCCTACGCCACGCACTTCACCGACCAGTGGATGGTCGTCGAAGGCTTCATGCATGCGTTGCTGGAAATAGGCTCCGGTGCGCTCCGCATTGCCTGTCAGGTCTTCACCGTCGACAATGTCCAGGTTGGCGTTCGCTGCAGCCGCGCAGATCGGGTGTGCGGAATAGGTCCAGCCGTGCCCGATGGCGCCCATCTGGTCGGAGCCCTGCTCCAGGACCTTCCAGACCTTCTCGCCGACGATGACGCCGGAGATCGGCAGGTAACCGCTGGACAGGCCTTTGGCGACAGTGATCAGGTCGGGCTTCATGTCGTATTTCTGGGACCCAAAGTAGGCTCCGGTGCGTCCGAAACCGGTCACCACCTCGTCGGCAATCAACAGGACATCGTATTTGTCCAGGACCGCCTGGATTTCCTGCCAGTAGCCTTCGGGTGGGGGCACGATGCCGCCGGTGCCGAGAACCGGCTCCCCGATGAAGGCGGCGACGGTATCCGGGCCCTCCTGTAGGATCATCTCTTCCAGTTCTGCAGCACAGCGGCGCGAGAAGGCACGCTCGTCCTCGCCATCCTCTCCTTGCCAGTAGTGATGCGGGGTGCGGGTGTGCAGGATGGGGGAGCGTGGCAGGTCGAAAGCCTTGTGAAAGAGCTCCAGCCCCGTCAGGCTGCCGGTCATGACGCCCGAGCCGTGATATCCGCGCCAACGCGAGATGATCTTCTTCTTCTCGGGACGTCCCAGAATGTTGTTGTAATACCAGACCAGCTTGATCTGGGTTTCATTGGCATCCGAACCCGACATGCCGTAGTAGACGCGGCTCATGCCTTCCGGAGCCTTGCGGATAATGCGCTCGGACAAGCGGATCGCGGGCTCGTTCCCGTGCCCTGCATAGCTGTGATAATAGGCCAGCTTGCTGGCCTGCTCGGCAATCGCATCCGCGATTTCCTGCCGGCCATAGCCCACGTTGACACAATAGAGCCCGGCGAAGGCGTCCAGGCTGCGCTTGCCCTCAGTGTCCTCGATATAGACGCCTTGTCCGCCGGAGATGATGCGGTTCGGGCTCTCCCCGTCGGCGTGCTGGCGCATGTGGGTCGAGGGATGGAAGAAATGTGCGCGATCGAGTTCCTGCAATTCAGGTGTGGGATTGTTGCGCATGGTCTTTCCTTTCTCTTTCTTGTCGGTTGTCGCAGGCGTTCGGAGTCACACCGAACTGCAGACGTACTGGATCTCGGTGAATTCCTCCATTCCATGGCGGCTGCCCTCCCGGCCCAGGCCGGATTGTTTCATGCCGCCGAAGGGAATGGGCGCGCCGGTCATCTTCACGCGGTTCACGGCCACCATGCCGTACTCGAGCTGGCTGGTGATGCGCTTCACGCGCCCGTGATCCTGCGTATAAAGGTAGGCGGCAAGTCCGTATTCCGTATCGTTCGCACGATGCACCACTTCCTCTTCACTTGCAAAGGAACTGACGGCCGCAACAGGACCGAAGGTTTCCTCGCGATAGATCTTCATCTCAGGCGTGACATCAGCAAGCAGAGTTGGCTGGAAGAACAATCCGCCTCTTTCGTGCAGGCTCCCTCCAGCCAGGAGGCGGGCGCCCTTGGACACTGCGTCGTCCACGTGCTCCTGGCACTTGGCGACGGCCTTCTCGTTCATCAGGGGACCAAGGTCTACATTGGCCTCCAGACCGTTTCCTGTCTTCTGAGCAGAGACGGCTTCGGCATAGGACTTCAGGAAGGGCTCATAGATGTCCTGATGGACGTA from Fodinicurvata sediminis DSM 21159 includes these protein-coding regions:
- a CDS encoding aspartate aminotransferase family protein, yielding MRNNPTPELQELDRAHFFHPSTHMRQHADGESPNRIISGGQGVYIEDTEGKRSLDAFAGLYCVNVGYGRQEIADAIAEQASKLAYYHSYAGHGNEPAIRLSERIIRKAPEGMSRVYYGMSGSDANETQIKLVWYYNNILGRPEKKKIISRWRGYHGSGVMTGSLTGLELFHKAFDLPRSPILHTRTPHHYWQGEDGEDERAFSRRCAAELEEMILQEGPDTVAAFIGEPVLGTGGIVPPPEGYWQEIQAVLDKYDVLLIADEVVTGFGRTGAYFGSQKYDMKPDLITVAKGLSSGYLPISGVIVGEKVWKVLEQGSDQMGAIGHGWTYSAHPICAAAANANLDIVDGEDLTGNAERTGAYFQQRMHEAFDDHPLVGEVRGVGLLAALELVADKDKKQPLDPSLKAGPTLSGACLENGIIARAMPHGDILGFAPPLIITRNEVDEIVDNTRKAVDKVYEKLRAEDALSAA